One segment of Terriglobales bacterium DNA contains the following:
- a CDS encoding peroxiredoxin produces the protein MSVETAVPRLPRINETAPDFHAKSTHGMIRLSDYTSKGKWVLLFSHPADFTPVCTTEFVEFARAAEEFQKRNVQLIGNSIDSVYSHIAWVRNIEEKFGVKVWFPVIADLDQKVAHAYGMVHEAVSDTAAVRAVFFIDPKGMVRALLYYPLSLGRNIGEILRVFDALQTADGNACATPANWQPGESVIVPAPITQPDAEKRAGGGDGLEVKDWYFAKKKLGK, from the coding sequence ATGAGCGTAGAGACCGCTGTCCCCCGGCTGCCGCGCATCAACGAGACGGCGCCCGACTTCCACGCCAAGAGTACCCACGGCATGATCCGCCTGAGCGACTACACCTCGAAGGGCAAGTGGGTGCTGCTGTTCAGCCATCCCGCCGACTTCACCCCGGTGTGCACCACCGAGTTCGTGGAGTTCGCGCGCGCCGCCGAGGAGTTCCAGAAGCGCAACGTGCAACTGATCGGCAACTCCATCGACAGCGTGTACTCGCACATCGCCTGGGTGCGCAACATCGAGGAGAAATTCGGGGTGAAGGTGTGGTTTCCGGTGATCGCCGACCTGGACCAGAAGGTGGCGCACGCCTACGGCATGGTGCACGAGGCGGTGAGCGACACGGCGGCGGTGCGCGCCGTCTTCTTCATCGATCCCAAGGGGATGGTGCGGGCGCTTTTGTACTACCCGCTCTCGCTGGGGCGGAACATCGGGGAGATCCTGCGGGTCTTCGACGCGCTGCAGACCGCCGACGGCAACGCCTGCGCCACCCCCGCCAACTGGCAGCCGGGGGAGAGCGTGATCGTGCCCGCGCCCATCACCCAGCCGGACGCGGAGAAGCGCGCCGGGGGCGGCGACGGCCTCGAGGTCAAGGACTGGTACTTCGCCAAGAAGAAGCTGGGGAAGTAG